The Styela clava chromosome 11, kaStyClav1.hap1.2, whole genome shotgun sequence genome includes the window ATAATTCAACTTCCTATAAACCAGAATGAACGATGATCGTAGTACGTAATACAATAAATATCTTAAATATCTATAATCAGCAGTATTTGATGAAACAATCATCAGTGAGCATTGCTAATAATTTTAGTAGAGAGAAACtagtttgaattaaatttttaggATTTATAAGTTTAGACATTGTTAGTAGACTGAAATAAAAGGACAACAATTTACGAgaatatttctgtaacgtttcatctgaccaaagacagacttcctcagacaaggaGTTTACAACAATCAGGAATCTTGGAAAGTATAGTAATGTTCATTCCTTCTACAGCATCCtcgcattatacgcatacgaaTCGACAAGCATAGAGGGCATAGAAGACGGATGGGAATTAGTCTTGCGTAACCTAGCACACCATTTACAAGATGTCGCAATAATACAGAAATGACATTTTCAAGTTTCATTTGACTGAAAATCTTCCACAAACGGTTTTCAGCACCGTGGCTAAGAATGAAATATCACTTTACAGTATCTTTGACATCTCAAAAGGTTTATTTCAAAATGGCCTACGAAAGCATTTTCTCATTTCAGAACACGACCCAGTCCTATAGTGGAgtaatcggtactcccgtagtatatgtaccagggttaggccatgatttttttccgattttccttatttcagttttattacaagttcggggactgtctgtgttggccaattGAATATACCACATCATAGGTTTCAATCAAttcatacaacttgatgtaaagtaggagaacaaaattaattacctccatattggtacatacaatTCTGGAGTGCCGAGTTATCTATAGATATATCAATGAGTAAGTATATTAACAATTCCAAATAATGTCCATCAAGCACTTGCAATCTTACACTTTTATACAAATGACAAACAAAAATGCCAAGACAATACATGACACAAGTAGATCATCGCTATATTGTAATGATATTTCGCCCACATCCTAATTATAATAACAAATATAAGGCAGTAATCATTACAAAATAGAAACCAGAGGGAAGTGTTTCATAGTCACTGATTCCTATTAACAAGGAGAAATTCTGAATATAAATCAGAAGCTTGTTACATCAAGCGTTGAGACAGGTCTTGTATTTTATCAGTTGGATTTTGTCTTTAGCTATGTTAGTACTGTGTAATGATTTGAGTGATTGAAGAAACAAAGCAAAAAGAAGTTCAAAGAAGTTGCTGAAGATAAACTCAACATGAGGAAACATTCAAAACTCTTCAATTGCAAATGGTTGTTTATGCAGATAGTTGGTGAGATCCCACTTACATAAATAGTTCCAAATCAAGAAATAAATGTACATTTGTTACCCAAAAACATAGTAGCCTGATGAATTCTCATCCAAAGTCATTCacgaaataataattttgattttagattTTCATTAATATAAGATTTCTAAATTGTTTAAAAAGAAGAGTAATGGAGGTTTATACAATATAATTCTCAACCATGTATTAGATTGAGAAAATATCAATTCTATACATATAAACGTGTTTTGGGCTTTATGAGACTGATGAAAATTGGATGGATTTCGCAATGTTGTAATTGTAAAAACTTATTTCTTTATAGCACTAAGCATCAGTCTGAATGAAGCGGCACCCTGCACTGATTGTTCAAATCCAATACTTGGAACAACCACTTCTAAACCAAGTAAATCTTAAATAGCAtaaaaaattcagttcaaaaGTAAAACATCCAATCCTGAAATAAACTTTCCTTTCAAATTACAGCaacaacaaatggatgggaaacaacaacaaaatatccAGAAGAAATTTCGACAACACTCAAAGCTGAACAGACTACAAAGCTGAACGGTCTACAAACGGAAATTCCGACAACACTGAAAGCTGGACCAAATACAAAAgacaaaagtaatgaaattttatttgtcaaaacaATAGCAATTATCCAATACACAATCATAATAAAAACTAAACTTCATAAATTTCAGTTAGTGAAGCTGAGCAGCAAACAACACTATCTGATTCAGACAGAACTGAATCTCATTCAACAACTGATTTGGACAAAAACATCACAGTTACCACGGGAACCAATGGAAGTTCTGATTTATTGACAATTGCAATTCCATTGTCAGGAATAGTTGCTTTTATCTTGGGAGCTTTGTCAATCTTTGTCATACAAAGGTAACAAGTAAAACAACACATAGTAGCAATAATTTCTCCACAATACTTTCACTTTGAATATCGTTTTGAAAATTCGGTGCCATTTCAAGGTTTCGTTTGAATGTGGTTGAACAATAtgctaataaatatttttattaatattttgaacCCAGGTATTGCAACAAAAACAAGAAACCGAAAAAGAAAGATTCAATGGAAATTGGAAGCATCCAACATCAGCAGCCAACTGTCCATGAACGAACAACATATGAAAACTACACACCAACATCAGATGAAAGTGGATATGCAGTTCCGAATCAAGTTGATAACAAGAATGAACAAAGTGGATATGAAGTTCCGATTCCAGTTGATAACGAGAATGAACAACAATATGAGGTTGTGAGAAGCGGAGCAGAATACCAATATGAAAATGCATGAATGAGTGAAATAAATTCATCCAAACCTTTTGAATTGGAAAACtgcattttttggaaaataacacaagttATGGAATTCTCtcatgaaaaactaaaatatttatttgtattgaagtccaattcattttgacTTCTGACTGCAGCAATGACAAATTGTGGaagattttataatttgtgttgtatttttttttaatcagatcATTGTTTTATCAGAATTCTTCACATAATATATGAAGGATAGGGTTTTGAACTAAATATGAGTAGTaagtatattaatatatttgagTGTCCATAAAAAGCAATGATCTGAGAGGGATTGTCTGTACCCCTTCTTGTCATATTTTCGCTTGTCGGCATTAGATGAAAGTGTGctcataatgaataaaaatgaacgATTATGTTTCtgaatatcttgaaaaatttgATCACTATTTAGCTCTTTAAGCTTCGCTGAACTAATAATGGGTTATAAAGTCATGTTAACAATTGAGTTAAAAAAGCTAACATTGAGTCATCAAAAATTATGAGCAAAAGGCGTAACTACTGAATTTAGGAAACTATGATAGTTCCACTCTGCACAGGTTTCACTTTTAACAACAATTTTTTGGCTAAAACATTTCAGTACGCACTTCAGCGTTTGAAATGAACTTCCTCCTACGTGTCCTAGCTGTATTCCTAATAGCAATGTGCTCAATTATTTCAAGTCATTATCTACTAGAAACACTGTCCCTTAGAATGTCATTTGACACTTACAAAAAATAGTCTTTTTAGTAAGCAGTTCAGTTTTTTTAAGTCTTTCAAACTTCTAGAGCTTGAGACCATTCTTTGATTAAATTTTGGAGAAATATTCATTGCCTACTATAATTATTTCTAGACCCATGCATTGATAATCTTGTGTGTTGACTTCTGatagaagtaaaaaaaaaaaaaaacagaaaagaaTTTCATATCATGGCAAagagaaaaacaaataatacatGCTTAAATTGgtgaaattgataatttttcaagtGAAACTATCCcaacaatataattttcaacCATGTATGAGATTGAGAAAATATCAATTCTATACATGTAAACATGTTTTTGGCTTTATAAGACTGATAAAATATGGATAACTTTTTTTGTTAATTCAAATACAGTAGAcgaaatataattaatttcgaaTCGATTTGAATACCGGTAATTGATTTTGGACATTACAGGGAACCTACCACTTTCAAACTAATATTTGCGACTGTTTCTGCATgtctttttaaaatatcttagtgttttattttgttaaaaccaTAATCGGTTTgctattgtttaaatataacataaataaatttattgtgaaatATTGAGTGCTGAACATtattaaacaatatttaatgGGAGTCACGACAAAAAGTACCACGACACCAGGAAATGCTAAGATTACCTATTCGCCCACAATCTCGCAGTTTTGAAGCAGTTAGTAGTATGGGATAGGTTTGAAACTGAActtcaaatgaaatttaaaaatgactgaaaaAGTTTAGTTGCAGCAGATAAGATGCAAAAAtccattgacagtaaccagtaatgctaaccagtttgctgatctcataaaattctgtaagacggttttatagaaccggtgcgaaccggctgaattccACCACTGAGCATATCGAACTAATATAGATACCCACCGAGTGAGTGTGCATGAGTAGGGACAAATGGACCAATAAATTTTTGCTTGAGATGTCAAGATGACTAGCGGAATGTTTTTAAGACAACAACAGCCTACTCACAATAAAACTAACTCAAAAGTGAAATTACAAACAAACACTCAAGAACCACTtgataattaatttattaattacTGTTGAGTAGAAGTTTAATTTACAACCATTTCTTATTTATGAACATCTAATAACTGACAAACTTCATATTTTAATAgcattaaatttgaaaaaaattctacATTCTAAGAATGACTTGCCTGATTTCTGATTTCTGTTTTGTTTCCTTTTCAACTTCCTATTCTAACAAATATGTTGTCACACAGATTctgtaaaatgaatgaaataaataatacattaatGTCTAATAAAGTTTGGCAGTTTCCAAGAAGCAAAAGTCTGGTTAGTAAAGAAGATTTATTCAATGTAAGAGGGAAGGTTATATTCCCAGAAAACTTTCACTCCTATAAAAGCTCagcacaaaataataaataaaaaagtgaattttgGAAATTTACTCACGAAAGTAAGAGTTATCAGCGGCAGAAATCACAAATCATAATGAAACTCTATGACTCTGATCAAAACCTTACCTactcaaaaaaacaaaacagctGAATTCAAAAAGCATAATCTATCCAGTTCCCAACTTCACCAATTCCTCATTGTCAGTTTacagcaaataaaaataaatttgacctCAATAGATAAATAATCTACCATTTATGGTGACTCTGGATATAGCTCCAACCCGAAATAAAAGACACATGAATTCATTGCTTAATCAAGCCACATTACTATAATTTGAACTAATAAAGTGCTATGCGAAAAATAATTGTTAATATTGCCAATAGCAACTCTGCAATGTAAGAATATCTGAATATGGCATACTTCCTGACTGTCGTTCGACATTCTGACACTTTTTTTCACCCATGAGTGATAAATCAACTTCCTATATACAGAATTAACGATGCTCATTGTAAgttacaataaatatttataatcagCAGTATTTGATGAAACAATCATCCGTGAGCATTGCTTGTTTCCAGTATTAGTCATAGGGGGAAACTCATTTGAATTAATTATCCAGAACTTATAAGTTTGGACATTATTGGTAGACTGAAATAAATAGCAACAATTTACAAGATATGCAACTCAAGAGTCCTGGTACACACTGAAACAGATAtaattctgtaacgtttcatctgaccaaAATCAATCATGCGGTTTAAATGTGACGATAAATAAATTCGTTTGAAAATAACTGTGACCTAAATAATGagttaattatttatatttagaaacagattgtgatgaaaaaaaatacaatcagACTCCtaaattgcatagtatggtatttttattcctgctacagcattcttgcattatCCGCATACGATTCCACTAGCGCAAgggcattgaggaaggattgggagttagtctaaCTCAACCTGTACTGATAATTTACAAGATATTCTAATAATGCGCAAAAGACAATTTCAAGTTTCGTTTGGCTTCATTTTCCAGCAATGTGGTTGACAAGGGAATCTCACTTAAACTTTACAGTAGGTTTAACATctcaaatgttttatttcaaaatgggCTACATGAGTATTCATTTTCTCATTTCAGAAGAGTCCTATAGTTGAGTAATCGGTACtcacgtagtatatgtaccaggttagagttacgtcataattttattccggtttttcttattttagttctactacgatttcggggaatgtctgtattagccaagtgaatatacccccataGATTTCAGTTTGTTCATACAACTTAATGTTAagtaagcaa containing:
- the LOC144429893 gene encoding uncharacterized protein LOC144429893 isoform X2 → MRKHSKLFNCKWLFMQIVATTNGWETTTKYPEEISTTLKAEQTTKLNGLQTEIPTTLKAGPNTKDKISEAEQQTTLSDSDRTESHSTTDLDKNITVTTGTNGSSDLLTIAIPLSGIVAFILGALSIFVIQRYCNKNKKPKKKDSMEIGSIQHQQPTVHERTTYENYTPTSDESGYAVPNQVDNKNEQSGYEVPIPVDNENEQQYEVVRSGAEYQYENA
- the LOC144429893 gene encoding uncharacterized protein LOC144429893 isoform X1, which encodes MRKHSKLFNCKWLFMQIVALSISLNEAAPCTDCSNPILGTTTSKPTTTNGWETTTKYPEEISTTLKAEQTTKLNGLQTEIPTTLKAGPNTKDKISEAEQQTTLSDSDRTESHSTTDLDKNITVTTGTNGSSDLLTIAIPLSGIVAFILGALSIFVIQRYCNKNKKPKKKDSMEIGSIQHQQPTVHERTTYENYTPTSDESGYAVPNQVDNKNEQSGYEVPIPVDNENEQQYEVVRSGAEYQYENA